In one Punica granatum isolate Tunisia-2019 unplaced genomic scaffold, ASM765513v2 Contig00071, whole genome shotgun sequence genomic region, the following are encoded:
- the LOC116190004 gene encoding extensin-like, with product MEDPTSKGDESSKKAPATSSSSSGRRGKEVSVNAVHTAQQAPQQYLMNYTAAPPAAPSFAPQAPQYRSQAPAQSIYYSAPPPPPLPAVSSPVVHHYAPVPSQAPQYQPPAPRTTQPAQRAPPPQS from the coding sequence atggaggaccccaccagcaAAGGAGATGAGTCGTCGAAGAAGGCCCCCGcgacatcatcatcttcaagcgggagaaggggaaaggaagtCTCGGTAAACGCCGTCCATACGGCGCAACAGGCCCCCCAGCAATATTTGATGAACTACACGGCGGCGCCTCCCGCAGCCCCCTCATTCGCCCCGCAGGCACCTCAGTATCGATCTCAAGCCCCTGCCCAATCGATCTACTATTCCGCACCGCCGCCTCCGCCCCTACCTGCAGTATCATCGCCCGTCGTCCACCATTATGCCCCTGTTCCATCCCAAGCTCCTCAATATCAACCTCCGGCTCCTAGGACTACTCAGCCGGCACAACGGGCCCCGCCCCCGCAAAGTTAA